From a single Clostridia bacterium genomic region:
- the uvrA gene encoding excinuclease ABC subunit UvrA — MIRDNIFIKGAREHNLKNVDIEIPRDKLVVITGLSGSGKSSLAFDTIYAEGQRRYVESLSAYARQFLGQMEKPEVDYIDGLSPAISIDQKTTSRNPRSTVGTVTEIYDYLRLLYARIGVPHCHICGKEISQQTVDQMVDHILGLEEGTKIQILAPVVRGRKGEYHKLIEDAKKGGFVRIRIDGEVMDINDEIHLDKNKKHTIEIVVDRLVIKKDIQKRLADSIETVLHLSSGIVVVDVIGKEELLFSQNFACSDCGVSIEELAPRMFSFNNPFGACPTCSGLGTLLNIDPDLVVPERSKSLADGAIAVSGWNIENEDAYSRMFFNALAKHYKFKLDTPIDKLPADIVDIILYGTKGEKIKVEYEREYGSGSYMAAFDGVINIAERRYRETQSDGMKQYYEGFMSSNPCPDCKGARLKKESLAVTVGGKNIHDVVSMPVLETKNFFNNLNLNQRDSIIAHQIMKEINARVGFLVDVGLDYLTLSRSAGTLSGGEAQRIRLATQIGSGLMGVLYILDEPSIGLHQRDNDRLLKTLKRLRDLGNTLIVVEHDEDTMYAADYIIDMGPGAGIHGGQVVCKGPVDVIKECDESLTGLYLSGKKKIEIPKKRRKPNGKWLEILGARENNLKNVDAKIPLGVFTCVTGVSGSGKSSLINEILHKKLAAELNKARTRAGEHDAIKGIEYLDKVIDIDQSPIGRTPRSNPATYTGMFDLIREVFAGTTEAKMKGYKSGRFSFNVKGGRCEACNGDGIIKIEMHFLPDVYVPCEVCKGKRYNRETLEVKYKGKNISDVLNMTVEDALEFFKNIPRIQKKLQTLYDVGLGYIKVGQPSTTLSGGEAQRIKLATELSKRSTGSTMYILDEPTTGLHVADVHRLIDILHRLVEAGNSVLVIEHNLDVIKTADYLIDLGPDGGNRGGTIVAQGTPEQVIKVDRSYTGHFLKKILQQ, encoded by the coding sequence ATGATAAGGGATAATATTTTTATTAAAGGAGCCAGAGAGCATAATCTTAAGAATGTCGACATCGAGATACCAAGGGACAAGCTTGTAGTAATAACAGGCTTGAGTGGCTCAGGTAAATCGTCTCTTGCTTTTGATACGATTTATGCGGAAGGGCAAAGGCGGTATGTAGAGTCTCTTTCAGCATATGCCAGACAATTTCTCGGTCAGATGGAGAAACCGGAAGTTGACTATATAGACGGATTATCTCCGGCAATATCTATTGATCAGAAAACAACCAGCAGAAATCCGCGTTCGACTGTTGGCACAGTGACTGAAATATATGATTACTTAAGGCTGCTATATGCGAGGATTGGAGTACCTCACTGCCACATATGCGGTAAAGAGATTTCCCAGCAGACGGTTGATCAGATGGTAGATCATATATTGGGTCTTGAGGAAGGTACGAAAATTCAGATTCTCGCGCCTGTAGTTAGGGGAAGAAAAGGCGAGTATCACAAACTGATAGAAGATGCTAAAAAAGGTGGATTCGTAAGAATCAGGATTGACGGAGAAGTAATGGATATAAATGACGAAATACACCTGGATAAGAATAAGAAACATACAATCGAAATAGTAGTGGACAGGCTTGTCATAAAGAAAGATATACAAAAAAGACTTGCGGATTCCATAGAGACAGTACTCCATCTTAGTAGTGGAATAGTAGTGGTCGATGTTATAGGTAAGGAGGAGCTTCTTTTTAGCCAAAATTTTGCCTGTAGTGACTGTGGAGTGAGTATTGAGGAGCTTGCACCGAGGATGTTCTCATTTAATAACCCGTTTGGAGCATGTCCTACATGCAGTGGATTGGGCACTCTGCTAAACATTGATCCTGACCTTGTTGTTCCGGAACGTTCCAAGTCGCTTGCAGATGGTGCTATTGCCGTGTCAGGATGGAACATTGAAAATGAAGATGCGTATTCAAGAATGTTTTTTAATGCACTGGCAAAACATTATAAATTTAAGCTGGATACACCAATTGACAAGCTTCCGGCAGATATTGTCGATATTATACTTTATGGAACAAAAGGTGAAAAAATCAAAGTAGAGTATGAAAGAGAATATGGAAGCGGTTCATATATGGCGGCTTTTGATGGAGTTATAAATATAGCCGAGAGGCGGTATAGAGAGACTCAGTCTGATGGAATGAAACAATACTATGAGGGCTTTATGAGCAGTAATCCTTGTCCGGATTGCAAAGGTGCAAGATTAAAGAAGGAAAGCTTGGCCGTTACCGTTGGAGGGAAAAATATACATGATGTGGTTAGCATGCCGGTACTGGAAACAAAGAATTTCTTTAATAACCTGAATCTTAATCAAAGAGACAGTATCATAGCACACCAAATAATGAAGGAAATCAATGCAAGAGTTGGATTCCTTGTAGATGTCGGTTTGGATTACCTGACATTGTCCCGCTCTGCCGGTACTCTTTCGGGAGGGGAAGCCCAGAGAATCAGGCTGGCAACTCAGATCGGATCAGGGCTTATGGGGGTTTTATATATACTTGATGAACCCAGTATCGGCTTGCATCAGAGAGACAATGACAGACTGTTGAAAACTCTGAAGCGTTTAAGGGATTTAGGCAATACCCTCATTGTTGTTGAGCATGATGAAGATACCATGTATGCTGCCGACTATATCATCGATATGGGACCTGGTGCCGGAATACATGGGGGACAGGTGGTCTGTAAGGGGCCTGTTGACGTAATCAAAGAATGTGATGAATCTCTTACCGGATTATACCTGAGCGGTAAAAAGAAAATCGAGATACCAAAGAAAAGAAGAAAGCCAAACGGTAAATGGTTGGAAATACTAGGAGCAAGAGAAAATAACCTGAAAAATGTCGATGCAAAGATACCCTTGGGAGTGTTTACATGCGTTACCGGAGTTTCTGGTTCAGGTAAGAGTTCTTTGATAAATGAGATATTACACAAAAAGCTGGCAGCAGAATTGAACAAAGCAAGAACCAGGGCTGGTGAACACGATGCAATCAAAGGGATAGAATATCTGGACAAAGTAATAGATATAGACCAGTCGCCTATAGGGAGGACTCCGAGATCAAATCCTGCGACATATACGGGAATGTTTGATTTGATAAGAGAGGTATTTGCAGGAACTACAGAAGCTAAAATGAAAGGCTATAAATCAGGACGTTTCAGTTTCAATGTAAAAGGTGGGCGGTGTGAGGCTTGTAATGGCGATGGAATAATTAAAATAGAAATGCACTTTTTGCCTGACGTTTATGTTCCGTGTGAAGTATGTAAAGGGAAAAGGTATAACAGGGAAACTCTCGAGGTAAAGTATAAAGGTAAAAATATATCTGATGTTCTAAATATGACAGTAGAAGATGCATTGGAATTCTTTAAGAATATACCCAGAATACAAAAAAAGCTTCAGACATTATATGATGTAGGGCTGGGCTATATAAAAGTTGGGCAACCCTCAACAACACTGTCGGGAGGCGAAGCACAGAGGATTAAGCTTGCTACCGAACTTTCAAAAAGAAGTACCGGAAGTACTATGTATATTCTTGACGAACCTACCACAGGCTTGCATGTTGCGGATGTCCACAGACTGATAGATATATTGCACAGACTTGTTGAGGCAGGTAATTCTGTACTGGTTATTGAACACAATCTTGACGTTATTAAAACAGCTGACTATTTGATAGATCTTGGACCTGACGGGGGAAACCGAGGTGGAACGATAGTAGCTCAGGGTACTCCCGAGCAGGTAATTAAAGTAGACCGATCCTATACGGGGCATTTTTTAAAGAAAATTCTGCAACAATAA
- a CDS encoding alpha-amylase family glycosyl hydrolase, producing MRSKLIKSTFTLLLVLAFCFSLFGSTSLVFAANVNYTITYTNTSATTVYAHWGINGFTGVQDTLMTNKGSGKFEVTVSVPDGATLDYCFHITAPSDYWDNNSSNNWHVVVTSQPPAGLTVHFKRPSSWGTSIKIHYWNMVPSGTQTTWPGTAMTSEGSDWYKFTIPGVTSASMIFNDGSGHQTADLSRSNTEGWYYTDNAWYNSNPETTPPNPSADPDSLRIYQVMVESFQDGDSTRDYNTGYGPSAHKGDLKGIKNALPYIKSLGVNAIWMTPIFNSNGSSALDATGYFAQNYFEIDPKFGSLQDAKDLVNAAHGLGMYVFLDGVFGHHKNVSIPPSPSGYYPSGGSDPVSYPGSLNFYREVATWWIDQLEIDGWRLDQAYQVPVQYWKEIREAVEAKCLARKNAGKQWGTLGYMVGEIWKGETDIQNQGYNSDSAPGLHSCFDFPLRYKLVSTLATKESINESGAKGQPASSLRDGYNTHNVYASHAHPNLMLTNHDLVRFGDLIQRAGYGGKENADYWRRHKAAFSFMAAFTGPITIYYGDEIGDEVPNFVYQGDLGYYDDHVSRSTGQTSGFNTNQTDLKNYVTSLMNLRSQHPAMWDGARTNLRADSTIYVDFKSATNDKVVYVLNTGSATSSVSISQSQVGGTSLKNALTGAVINASGGSYTVSVEKLSGMFLLVQ from the coding sequence ATGAGAAGTAAGTTAATAAAAAGTACTTTTACGCTTTTATTGGTATTGGCATTCTGTTTCAGCCTGTTTGGGTCCACATCTTTGGTTTTTGCTGCAAATGTGAATTACACGATAACCTATACCAATACAAGTGCAACAACAGTTTACGCTCACTGGGGCATCAACGGCTTTACCGGTGTACAGGATACATTAATGACAAACAAAGGCTCGGGTAAGTTTGAAGTTACAGTCAGTGTTCCCGATGGAGCCACACTTGATTATTGTTTCCACATTACTGCCCCAAGTGATTATTGGGACAATAATAGCAGCAATAATTGGCACGTAGTCGTTACATCACAGCCTCCTGCTGGATTAACAGTGCATTTCAAGAGACCATCAAGCTGGGGAACAAGCATAAAAATTCACTACTGGAACATGGTGCCAAGCGGTACCCAGACTACATGGCCCGGTACGGCAATGACATCTGAAGGAAGTGACTGGTATAAATTTACTATTCCCGGTGTAACAAGTGCAAGTATGATTTTTAACGACGGTAGTGGGCATCAGACCGCTGATCTGTCCAGAAGTAATACGGAAGGCTGGTACTACACTGACAATGCATGGTATAACTCAAATCCTGAAACTACTCCTCCAAATCCTTCAGCAGACCCTGACAGCTTGAGAATCTACCAGGTTATGGTTGAGTCCTTCCAGGATGGGGATTCCACAAGGGATTACAATACAGGCTATGGACCAAGCGCTCATAAAGGAGATCTGAAAGGTATAAAGAATGCTCTTCCATATATAAAAAGCCTTGGGGTCAATGCAATATGGATGACACCTATATTTAACTCGAACGGCAGCTCTGCGCTTGATGCAACAGGTTATTTCGCACAGAATTATTTTGAGATCGACCCCAAATTCGGAAGTCTACAGGATGCAAAAGATCTGGTAAATGCAGCTCATGGTCTTGGAATGTATGTGTTCCTTGATGGAGTATTCGGGCATCATAAAAACGTATCCATACCGCCTTCTCCAAGCGGATACTACCCTAGCGGCGGTAGTGATCCTGTCTCTTACCCCGGAAGCCTGAACTTCTATAGGGAGGTTGCTACATGGTGGATTGACCAGCTGGAGATAGACGGATGGAGACTTGACCAGGCTTATCAGGTTCCGGTCCAATACTGGAAGGAAATCCGCGAAGCTGTAGAAGCAAAGTGTCTTGCAAGGAAAAATGCTGGAAAACAGTGGGGAACTTTAGGATATATGGTTGGCGAAATATGGAAGGGTGAAACAGATATTCAGAATCAAGGCTACAATAGCGATTCTGCTCCCGGTCTGCACTCCTGCTTTGACTTTCCACTGAGATATAAACTGGTATCAACCCTGGCAACCAAGGAAAGCATCAATGAATCCGGTGCAAAAGGACAGCCTGCTTCCAGCCTGAGAGACGGGTACAATACCCATAACGTATATGCTTCCCACGCTCACCCCAACCTGATGCTTACCAATCACGACTTGGTAAGATTTGGAGACCTGATTCAGAGGGCAGGTTATGGTGGAAAGGAAAATGCCGATTACTGGAGAAGACATAAAGCTGCTTTCAGTTTTATGGCAGCTTTTACAGGGCCTATTACGATTTATTATGGTGATGAAATAGGTGATGAGGTACCGAATTTTGTATACCAGGGCGATCTAGGCTATTATGATGACCATGTATCCAGGTCAACAGGACAGACTTCTGGTTTTAATACAAACCAGACAGATCTTAAAAACTATGTAACTTCTCTGATGAACTTAAGGAGCCAGCATCCTGCTATGTGGGATGGTGCAAGGACAAACTTAAGGGCTGACAGTACAATTTATGTTGACTTCAAATCTGCAACAAATGACAAGGTAGTATATGTCCTGAATACAGGCTCAGCTACTTCTAGCGTATCTATCTCACAATCCCAGGTAGGAGGTACATCACTTAAAAATGCACTTACAGGTGCTGTAATTAATGCTTCCGGCGGTAGTTATACTGTTTCTGTAGAAAAGCTGAGTGGAATGTTCTTACTGGTTCAGTAG
- the thiT gene encoding energy-coupled thiamine transporter ThiT — protein sequence MTQILDPLKEYLARLVEPKPLISLAALIALIIVLVLIRSKTSLSVKMLSYGAIAISAAFILSYVRIYKMPTGGTVTLASMLPIFIFAYIAGPRAGILAGMCYGLLQFIQDPFLVHPVQFILDYPLAFALLGLAGLIKDRLFIGAVIGCAGRFICHYLSGVVFFAEYANGQNVFIYSLAYNSSYLIPELIIILGILLVPNMKTAIKRVRAASY from the coding sequence ATGACACAAATTTTAGATCCGCTCAAAGAGTATCTGGCAAGACTGGTGGAGCCAAAGCCACTGATTAGTCTGGCAGCTCTTATAGCATTAATAATAGTATTAGTATTGATAAGAAGCAAAACAAGTTTAAGTGTAAAGATGCTTTCTTACGGTGCTATCGCTATTTCTGCTGCATTCATATTGTCTTACGTAAGGATATACAAAATGCCTACGGGAGGAACAGTAACACTTGCGAGTATGCTGCCCATATTCATTTTTGCTTACATAGCAGGTCCCAGGGCAGGTATATTGGCAGGAATGTGTTATGGCTTGCTACAGTTCATTCAAGATCCGTTCCTTGTACACCCTGTACAGTTTATACTGGATTATCCCCTGGCGTTTGCACTGCTGGGATTAGCCGGTCTGATAAAAGATAGATTGTTTATTGGAGCAGTTATCGGATGTGCAGGAAGATTTATTTGCCATTACCTTTCAGGAGTAGTATTTTTTGCAGAGTACGCTAATGGGCAAAATGTGTTTATATACTCTCTTGCATATAACTCTTCTTACCTGATACCTGAGCTTATTATCATATTGGGAATTCTTCTTGTTCCGAATATGAAGACAGCCATAAAGAGGGTGCGGGCAGCCAGTTATTGA
- a CDS encoding DUF47 family protein, translating into MFRISPKEEKFFDLFVETAENACKSAVMLEELMKNYIDIEKKVKAIEETEHECDQRVHVIMEQLNKSFITPIDREDIYLIAKELDNITDSIEATAHRFVMLNVNSITDEAKKLAELIVACTKELKGVMVEVKNMKKSNSLQKKIIEVNRLEDYGDTIFRNAVTNLFKNEKDPIEVIKWKEMYELLESTLDACEDVANIVEGVVMKHA; encoded by the coding sequence ATGTTTAGAATATCACCAAAAGAAGAGAAATTTTTCGATTTGTTTGTCGAAACAGCGGAGAATGCTTGCAAATCTGCTGTTATGCTGGAAGAGTTAATGAAAAATTATATTGACATCGAAAAAAAGGTAAAAGCTATTGAAGAAACTGAACATGAGTGTGACCAGAGAGTCCACGTCATAATGGAACAGTTGAACAAATCATTTATTACTCCTATTGATAGAGAAGATATATACTTAATAGCAAAAGAGCTTGATAATATCACTGACTCCATAGAGGCTACTGCTCATAGGTTTGTTATGCTAAACGTAAATTCTATTACTGATGAGGCAAAGAAGCTTGCAGAATTGATAGTAGCTTGTACCAAAGAATTAAAAGGTGTAATGGTAGAAGTAAAAAATATGAAGAAGAGCAATAGTCTTCAGAAAAAAATAATAGAAGTAAACAGATTGGAAGACTATGGCGATACTATCTTTAGAAATGCGGTAACTAACCTCTTTAAAAATGAAAAAGATCCTATAGAAGTAATTAAGTGGAAGGAAATGTATGAACTGTTAGAGAGTACATTAGATGCCTGTGAAGATGTTGCAAATATCGTAGAAGGGGTTGTAATGAAACATGCTTAG
- a CDS encoding inorganic phosphate transporter, with protein MLSEVTFVLVLVVILALAFDFINGFHDTANSIATSVSTRVLSPKQAIIMAAGLNFLGALLSHKVAKTISSGLVSIENNSVGQYIVIATLIAAIIWDLITWYFGIPSSSSHALIGGLLGASIAYFGSFDIVIWKGVFKKVVVPLVTSPVIGFVLGYFIMSILFRILRPFSQRFVNRWFSKLQILSAAFMSLEHGRNDAQKSMGIITLALISTNLLPKGADVPTWVMLACAVAMALGTSVGGWKIIKTMGVNMIRLQPIGGFAAETGAAIVIATASTIGAPVSTTHVISTSIMGVGASKRLSAVRWALARNIVWAWVLTIPITALLGALMALIIKFFVG; from the coding sequence ATGCTTAGTGAGGTAACTTTTGTTTTAGTGCTTGTAGTTATTCTTGCACTTGCATTCGACTTTATAAACGGCTTCCATGATACTGCAAACTCTATTGCAACATCAGTATCGACAAGAGTTTTATCTCCGAAACAAGCTATTATTATGGCAGCGGGCTTAAACTTCCTAGGCGCTCTATTAAGTCATAAGGTGGCAAAAACTATTTCGAGCGGCCTTGTAAGTATAGAGAACAATTCAGTTGGCCAATACATAGTAATCGCAACATTAATTGCAGCAATTATATGGGATTTGATTACCTGGTATTTCGGTATTCCAAGCAGTTCATCCCATGCCCTTATAGGTGGACTTTTAGGTGCTTCTATAGCTTATTTCGGGAGCTTTGATATTGTAATATGGAAAGGTGTCTTTAAAAAAGTTGTTGTACCGCTTGTAACATCTCCAGTTATAGGTTTTGTGCTTGGATATTTTATAATGTCCATCCTATTCAGGATACTTAGACCTTTCTCACAGCGTTTTGTAAATAGATGGTTTTCTAAGCTGCAGATATTATCAGCAGCATTTATGTCTCTTGAACATGGAAGAAATGATGCACAGAAATCGATGGGTATTATCACTCTGGCGTTGATTAGTACAAATCTGCTTCCCAAAGGTGCAGATGTACCTACTTGGGTAATGTTAGCATGTGCGGTAGCTATGGCACTGGGTACTTCGGTCGGCGGATGGAAAATAATAAAAACTATGGGTGTAAATATGATCAGACTTCAACCGATAGGCGGATTTGCAGCAGAAACCGGAGCTGCTATAGTGATAGCAACTGCTTCTACAATAGGTGCACCTGTGAGTACTACGCATGTTATTTCAACATCTATAATGGGAGTAGGAGCTTCAAAAAGACTTTCGGCTGTCAGATGGGCATTGGCAAGAAATATTGTTTGGGCCTGGGTGCTTACTATACCGATAACTGCGTTATTAGGAGCATTAATGGCTTTGATTATCAAGTTTTTTGTAGGTTGA
- a CDS encoding ATP-dependent Clp protease ATP-binding subunit: MMMCSVCKENFAVVFITKIMDGKQVQEGLCLTCAKKQGIQPVNQLIEQTGMTDDDIESLNKQVGSLFENIDMDSLNNANPGANAQPVGGNPFFSFINKAFGKNENNADTASNEQNRETAEEKDGKGQGNNTRTKTQEKKSPKKKKYLDMYGTNLTEQAKEEKLDRVIGRHREIDRVIQILNRRTKNNPVLIGEPGVGKTAIAEGLAVRIVKKQVPAKLFNAEVYLLDLTGIVAGTQFRGQFESRMKGIIDEAKQFGNIILVIDELHNIMGAGEAEGAMNAANILKPALSRGEIQIIGATTLNEYRKHIEKDTALERRFQPVLVDEPSIEDSIEILKGIKDYYESYHRVKISDEVIKNAVILSERYITDRFLPDKAIDVIDEAGSRANLKNVGLVELEALKEELKKVQEEKESAISADSIEDYQKAADLKVHECKLIQNIKDIEDRNKDVEITIDDIAYVIEAWTKIPVQRITEVETEKLLNLEERLHKRVIGQDDAVKSVAKAIRRNRAGFSKKKRPSSFIFIGPTGVGKTELVRALALELFESEEALIRLDMSEYMEKHTVSKLIGSPPGYVGYDDGGQLTEKIRRKPYSVILMDEMEKAHPDVFNMLLQILEDGRLTDSHGRTVNFENTVIIMTSNAGTTLKSNGIGFANDGYSALKNKITEVMKETFRPEFLNRIDEIIIFSELKKDELRQIIDLMLKEVIDEVIAKNMKISISEGVKEYILEKGYDVKYGARPLRRTIQRYIEDELTDLFLKGVYKEGSNITVECENGMIVFS; encoded by the coding sequence ATGATGATGTGTTCGGTTTGTAAAGAAAACTTTGCAGTAGTATTTATTACAAAAATAATGGATGGAAAGCAGGTTCAGGAAGGGTTATGTCTGACTTGTGCAAAAAAACAGGGTATACAGCCGGTAAACCAACTGATTGAACAAACCGGTATGACAGATGATGATATTGAAAGTTTAAATAAACAGGTTGGAAGCTTGTTTGAAAATATTGATATGGATAGTCTGAACAATGCTAATCCAGGTGCAAATGCTCAGCCTGTAGGGGGAAACCCGTTTTTTAGTTTTATCAACAAAGCCTTTGGAAAGAATGAAAACAATGCTGATACTGCTAGTAATGAACAGAATAGAGAAACGGCCGAAGAAAAGGACGGAAAAGGCCAGGGGAATAATACCAGAACAAAAACTCAGGAAAAGAAAAGCCCCAAGAAAAAGAAGTACCTTGATATGTATGGCACTAATCTTACCGAACAGGCAAAGGAAGAAAAGCTTGACCGTGTTATAGGCAGACACAGGGAAATCGACAGAGTAATCCAGATATTGAACAGGAGAACCAAAAATAATCCTGTACTGATAGGCGAACCTGGTGTGGGAAAAACTGCTATAGCAGAGGGGCTGGCGGTGCGAATTGTTAAAAAGCAGGTTCCTGCAAAGCTATTTAACGCGGAGGTTTACTTGCTGGATCTGACGGGAATAGTGGCGGGAACTCAGTTCAGGGGACAGTTTGAAAGCCGTATGAAAGGTATAATTGATGAAGCAAAGCAGTTTGGGAATATTATACTTGTTATTGATGAACTCCATAATATTATGGGTGCTGGTGAAGCAGAAGGAGCAATGAATGCGGCCAATATTTTAAAACCTGCATTATCCAGAGGGGAAATTCAGATAATTGGGGCAACCACACTTAATGAATACAGGAAACACATTGAAAAGGATACTGCACTGGAAAGAAGGTTTCAACCGGTGCTGGTGGATGAACCTTCCATTGAAGATTCCATCGAAATATTAAAGGGCATTAAGGATTACTACGAGAGCTACCACAGAGTCAAGATTTCAGATGAAGTAATTAAGAATGCAGTTATTCTTTCTGAAAGATATATAACAGACAGATTTCTTCCTGACAAGGCTATAGATGTAATAGACGAAGCAGGATCAAGGGCTAATCTGAAAAATGTCGGACTTGTAGAACTTGAAGCACTTAAAGAAGAACTAAAAAAAGTACAGGAAGAAAAGGAAAGTGCCATTTCTGCCGATTCCATAGAGGATTATCAGAAGGCAGCAGACCTTAAAGTACATGAATGCAAGCTTATACAGAATATTAAAGACATCGAGGATAGAAATAAAGATGTGGAAATAACGATAGATGATATAGCTTACGTAATAGAAGCATGGACTAAGATACCAGTTCAGAGAATAACCGAGGTAGAAACGGAAAAGCTTTTGAACCTTGAAGAAAGACTGCATAAAAGAGTGATTGGGCAGGATGATGCAGTAAAAAGTGTTGCAAAAGCAATAAGACGAAATCGGGCTGGGTTCAGTAAAAAGAAAAGGCCGTCATCATTTATATTTATCGGACCTACGGGTGTAGGAAAGACGGAATTAGTCAGGGCATTGGCTTTGGAGCTCTTTGAGAGTGAGGAAGCGCTTATAAGACTTGATATGTCTGAGTATATGGAAAAACATACAGTATCAAAGCTTATAGGCTCCCCCCCGGGATATGTCGGATATGATGATGGCGGGCAGCTTACAGAGAAAATAAGGAGAAAGCCGTACTCGGTCATTCTTATGGATGAAATGGAAAAAGCACATCCTGATGTATTTAATATGCTATTGCAAATATTGGAGGATGGCAGGCTTACTGATAGCCATGGAAGAACTGTGAATTTTGAAAATACGGTTATCATAATGACTTCAAATGCAGGAACTACCTTGAAATCTAATGGTATCGGGTTTGCAAACGATGGCTATAGTGCACTGAAAAATAAGATTACTGAAGTGATGAAAGAAACATTCAGACCTGAATTCCTTAATAGGATTGATGAAATAATCATATTCTCAGAACTGAAAAAGGATGAGCTAAGACAGATTATTGATCTGATGTTGAAAGAGGTTATTGATGAAGTTATTGCGAAGAATATGAAAATCAGTATATCTGAGGGTGTGAAGGAGTATATTCTGGAAAAGGGTTACGATGTAAAATATGGGGCACGTCCTTTGAGAAGAACGATACAGAGGTATATAGAGGATGAATTGACGGATTTATTCCTGAAGGGTGTATATAAGGAAGGAAGTAATATTACTGTTGAATGTGAAAACGGAATGATAGTTTTTAGTTGA